One Felis catus isolate Fca126 chromosome D3, F.catus_Fca126_mat1.0, whole genome shotgun sequence DNA segment encodes these proteins:
- the LOC109493050 gene encoding uncharacterized protein LOC109493050, protein MFQSSRPPSHVHPAPAGPSRPRKPVLPRRRRGPRLRDGGGEAGAGVPVSVRAAPHRVGDPSRPERRDATPAAEPEPRRGGEGGAAQRREDPGSAPAYLRWLSSQPATAPAGGRREAVAGRRRWSVAGLGWDPGNRLPVSGTPCGSAGGTRATTSSSKFLRPLSHQPSFAPSLTKALRRLDSFTGLSTLGIFLFSVPFTWLPSE, encoded by the exons ATGTTTCAGTCTTCACGTCCCCCTTCTCACGTTCACCCCGCACCCGCCGGTCCCAGCCGACCCCGCAAACCCGTCCTGCCACGGCGCCGGCGGGGCCCGCGTCTACGTGACGGCGGCGGCGAGGCGGGGGCAGGGGTCCCGGTCTCCGTCAGAGCGGCACCGCACCGAGTTGGCGACCCCAGCCGCCCCGAGCGCAGAGACGCGACACCCGCCGCGGAGCCCGAGccacggcgggggggggaggggggggcggcgcAGCGGCGCGAGGACCCCGGCTCGGCGCCCGCTTACCTGCGGTGGCTCAGCTCCCAACCCGCAACGGCGCCCGCGGGCGGCCGACGGGAGGCGGTGGCTGGACGGCGACG ATGGAGTGTGGCTGGGTTGGGCTGGGACCCAGGAAACCGGCTTCCAGTCTCAGGAACCCCCTGTGGTTCTGCAGGAGGAACAAGGGCAACCACTTCCTCATCTAAGTTCCTTCGGCCTCTTTCTCATCAGCCAAGCTTTGCCCCATCCTTAACCAAGGCCCTACGAAGACTAGATAGTTTCACTGGCCTAAGCACACTAggaattttcctcttttctgtgccTTTCACCTGGCTTCCAAgtgaataa